Proteins encoded in a region of the Solanum dulcamara chromosome 9, daSolDulc1.2, whole genome shotgun sequence genome:
- the LOC129904555 gene encoding trimethyltridecatetraene synthase-like yields the protein MEISWVFIAFGAWLLALAFLSKILNHPKRKLPPGPRPWPIIGNLNLLGSLPHESLHHLSQKYGDLMLLKFGSKPVLIASSPEMAKEILKTHDAIFASRPLLAAGKYTSYNYSDMTWAPYGAHWRQARKIYLTEIFNPRRLDSFEYIRVEERQTLISRLFPHSGKPIFLKDHLPRFTLRTISRFVMSDKYFSDQSNSDVSIITLETLQRMLDEWFILSGVINLGDWVPWLSVFDLQGYVKRMKTLGKDFTHFYKYVLEDHKVTKRQIEEDYVPKDMVDVLLNLADDPNLEVKLTSDRLMGLIHDLIAGATDTSAATVEWAFQELLRRPYIIDKVHQELDRAIGKERWVEEEDFSQLPYIEAIIKETFRLHPLCALLPPHYSIEDCNVAGYDIPKGTTVYVNAWSLGRNSKYWDRPEEFIPERFIENNIDIKGQSFTLLPFGSGRRRCPGYNLGMKVAQTTMANLLHGFNWKLAGDMKPEDISMEEIYGLTTHPNKPISVNMEPRLPLHLY from the exons ATGGAAATATCTTGGGTTTTCATAGCGTTTGGCGCATGGCTACTAGCATTAGCTTTTCTCTCAAAAATATTAAACCATCCCAAAAGGAAACTACCACCAGGACCAAGGCCATGGCCAATTATTGGCAATTTGAACCTTCTTGGTTCACTCCCACATGAGTCTTTGCACCATCTTTCACAAAAATATGGAGATTTAATGCTCTTAAAGTTCGGTTCGAAGCCTGTTTTGATAGCATCATCTCCAGAAATGGCTAAAGAGATATTGAAAACACATGATGCTATTTTTGCTTCTCGTCCTTTATTAGCTGCTGGTAAGTATACTAGCTATAACTACTCAGACATGACATGGGCACCTTATGGAGCACACTGGCGTCAAGCTAGAAAAATCTACCTAACTGAGATATTTAATCCTAGGAGGCTTGATTCATTTGAGTATATTCGTGTTGAGGAAAGACAAACTTTGATTTCTCGTCTTTTTCCTCATTCAGGAAAACCAATTTTCCTTAAAGACCATTTACCTCGATTTACTCTTCGCACTATAAGTAGATTCGTTATgagtgacaaatattttagtgatCAGTCAAACTCAGATGTTTCAATAATAACACTTGAAACACTACAAAGGATGCTCGATGAATGGTTTATTCTTAGTGGGGTGATTAATCTTGGAGATTGGGTACCTTGGCTTAGTGTGTTCGACTTGCAAGGATATGTAAAACGAATGAAGACATTAGGGAAAGATTTCACACATTTTTACAAATATGTACTTGAAGATCACAAGGTTACAAAGAGGCAAATTGAGGAGGATTATGTTCCTAAGGACATGGTTGATGTTCTTTTGAACCTTGCTGATGATCCTAATCTTGAAGTTAAGCTTACTTCCGATAGACTGATGGGATTAATACAT GATTTGATAGCTGGTGCAACAGATACATCAGCAGCAACAGTAGAATGGGCATTTCAAGAACTTTTGAGGAGACCATACATCATCGACAAGGTACACCAAGAACTTGACAGAGCTATCGGAAAAGAACGATGGGTAGAAGAAGAGGACTTCTCTCAGCTACCTTATATAGAAGCCATAATCAAAGAGACATTTAGACTTCACCCTTTATGTGCATTGCTTCCTCCCCATTACTCTATTGAGGATTGTAATGTTGCTGGTTATGACATACCGAAAGGGACAACTGTTTATGTAAATGCATGGTCCTTAGGAAGAAATTCAAAGTATTGGGATAGGCCAGAAGAGTTCATTCCAGAAAGATTCATAGAAAATAACATAGATATTAAAGGGCAAAGTTTCACATTGTTGCCATTTGGTTCCGGAAGGAGGAGGTGTCCGGGGTATAACCTTGGTATGAAGGTTGCACAAACTACAATGGCTAACTTGTTGCATGGATTTAATTGGAAATTAGCCGGAGATATGAAGCCAGAAGATATAAGCATGGAAGAAATTTATGGATTGACTACACACCCAAATAAGCCTATATCTGTGAATATGGAACCAAGACTTCCTCTCCATCTTTATTAG